cttgatccagatactgcaagatcggcgtcatccagttcggcgagctggatactgaatgtacctcggcttcatcaatgcttcgatgcattaattcttccgcctttgagctcggatctgaggccaacttacttaaggtatctgctcggctattttccgctctgggaatgcggattatccgaaaataggagaaacttcggctgatgctttgcgctttgtccaaatacttcttcattctctcgtcacgagcttcacttgtacccaacatgtgatttactatgacttgtgaatcacaatggactttgagagatttgacgagcagactttgcgctaactggagtccggccaggagggcttcgtactcggcttcattattagtagtggggaataggaaccgaagtgagtaggttacctcgtgtccgtcgggagcgacaagtaaaataccagctccacttcccatcttgtttgaagctccatctacgaatccgctccagcagtccggcggctctacttcggattcccagggctgtgctagttcggcatgggcagaatttttctgttcggcaatgacagggattgcttgatcgaacttggcctctgcaagaaaatctgccaaggcttgtcccttgatggctttccgaggtaggtactcgattgagtgttctcccagctctatggcccatttggcgattctgcctgatgcttctggcttggtcaaaacttgccgaagaggcagatcggttaagacgcataccttgtgagcatagaagtatggccgcagtctccttgctgcatttactaacgccagagcaattttttccagaggttgataccttgtttctggacctcttaatgctcggcttgtaaagtagatgggaaactgctttaggccttcttctcgtacaagcaccgcgctaatggtttgatcggatgccgctaagtataagaaaatcacttcggcatctgttggagcagagagaattggaagctcggctaaataacttttgagctcgtcaaaagccttttctgctctatgacttcagagacgTTTTAGTCTTCTCGGCAGGGAGAacgtcaatagttaggattactccatcatattgcggctcgttgtcgtcttcgggatcctgttgccttttcggatcctgaggagcgcagttcgcacctccctgctttttgttctttttcggctgcttgctttggtatttttttaacgtccccgctttcacaagggcatcaatacctgcagccaaatgtcggcactcctcggtatcgtgaccgtagtcttgatggaaggagcaatattgatcctgaggtcggcgcgcggccgatttcgtcgtCCGCCTTGgattttcgaacatatcggaatgcagttcgaaaatttccgctcttgacttgttcaatggtacgaactgagcgggcggcttctcaggattgagacgtggtcccaatctgccttgtaccggtgccctttgaattctttcaaaaggagttcggcgaggaagcctctgatcgctatgatcgggcttcttttcgtctcctctagatgagctgtctaaagaccgttttcgacggtctgcctcatcggcacgggagaactggtccgcaatgtcccacatctcttgagctgtttgcggactgcattccacgagctttctgtagagagctccgggcaggattccattttggaatgccgaaatgacaagtagatcgttgagatcatctacttgtaggcattccttgtggaatctcgtcatgaagttgctgatcttttcgtcgcaaccttgacgtatagaaagcagctgagccgaagtgatccgggcttccgctttctgaaagaacctcctgtggaaagcatccattagatctcggtaggatctaatgctgccttgaggaaggctgtcgaaccaccttctggcgttcccgatgagcagctcggggaacagcttgcacatatggacctcattgagaccctggttcgccatgttatactgatagcgtcccaggaagtcatgaggatccactagcccgtcataagtcattgacggtgtccggtagttccgcggcaaaggagttcgggtgatatcgtccgagaacggagtctttaatgctccgtacatggcgaacccgacgtctcttcggtacggaggagatggagttctcctgtggttccggtaccgaggaggaacatgtcggggttgaggattctttctcctggaagacacgtcactactgcggtagtgactttcatgtctggatgaggagggagaatccgccgttgtcttctccggctgttggctcttctgcaggaaggttaagaactcctcctgcttctcggctaagaacagcttgacagcttcgtttaaatcgggctgctgggaagactcggtgcgatctctcctggagtggcttgttccttcttcgtgagaactggaggtagatgtctcccgaggccgtttttcagacctgcgagctggactagcttcctcacggttatcacgaacggtattacgggtagtgtgtgatctggtatgcatttttttggggtggaaaaagggtcaaaaattcgctttatcacaaatttggttctctgtttcccacagacggcgccagtgatgaaaccgcgaatttttgatggtgatgaatgctggtagagaataaagatcacgacacagagaatttacgtggttcgatttactgaggtaaatctacgtccacgggaagaaaagagggcagagttgtattgcttgatctgttttctacagcttacaatacagacttgctattttacatttgatctctagagagcgagagagtctaacaaaacctaaccctatctatctgatctaggttctatttatacattgaaccaagatcgtggcatgcagccatttactaggtagtggatgtcgtggagatcgtggcgatcttgcatgggtccactatcctgcatgagttaatgactgcttgacaccactaaatagatcgtgggtgtagtggaggtggaaatcctgcatgagtccactatctcctagttcggtcgaatactgagaccgaactgctgaattattgtcgagcagcttttgccgatctgagagtagagcttgatgccgacctgagagcagagtttgattggttggcttttaccgagctgtaggctggggccgaactctttggttgtgccgaactgaactctttagtcatgccggactgatactctttagtcatgccgaactgatactctttcttgggctttaggctgatgggctttactgctgttgggcttgtttagtacgtactccatcactaatattcaattataattcATGATTTTAGGAATCAATAATCTTTAAATAAGTTCATAATTTTAAGAATCAATaatctttaaaataaaaatcctaCAGCCTCGCCAAGTTTGCTTATAGCATCCTGGGGCTAACACGAATAGCTCGTCAAGCAATTCAGAGTTTCGGACCAACACAAATAGATCGGTGATGATTTGGGACTATAAAGTTCGACCTTTACCCTCAATCGTAATGGTCCTTAGGTGCATCCGTGCATGtataattaaaacaaattatataaacgtaaagaaaataaattgttggaCGCCTCTTAATGGTCCCTTAATGATGAGGAATAAAAAGGACACTAGGTTATAAAGTTATGTCAAATGTGAGGCATTATCTTGAGAGAGGCATGTGCATGATATGTCTAATATAGGTTGTTGATAGTGAATTTACGGCATCCAAATTTAGCTTGCTTAACTTCATTTTTCACTAGATGGTTTGCCAAACTATGGGTGTTTTTGGCTCCACTTCTTGAGTTATCATCCTTGATCAACAACAAGAACAATATTATCATAAATCTTAGTTACATTATCCTTTCTCAATTTGCGAAAAAAATATGCATCAATCTCTCTATTCACAAAGCGTTGTAGTAAAAATTGCTGCGACGAAATttaaataacaactattttaatAGTTTCGTGAAACAACACACTCGCCCCGTTAAACACAGAATTAAGCGTTAATTAACTTCTAAAAAACAAGTTCAAAACGATGAATAACAAGCTCAAACTCAAAGCCTCAAAGATAAATCGAGCTGGCTAATTTCATCCTGATCACGAACACAAACATGAACATGCTGACCCTCGCAGTCGTCGATATACCCTCTAGACCCATAAGCAATCACACCCCTCTTCTCGAAAACCGGCTCGCTGACCCGGATGGGACCAGAGTGTGGTCGAACAGCGGAGCTAAACTCGCGGGTCTTCTTGGCTAGGGTTCTCTCCAACTTGTGGGCATTTTGGTGCCCTCCGAGAGCTTGTGAGCTGTAGAACTTCCTCCTGCAGTAGTTGCACGAGAAAACTCGCAACGGGCTCGACAGCGGCGAACGAGAGGATGAGTTTGCCACCGGGGCGTCCAACCCTAGCCCTATGTTAAGGGAAGTGTTGGGCTCATAGTGATTCATGGCTACTGATCAAATTTTAGTCAGTGTTAGCAAGTGAAGTTTCtttaaattaaatgagagaaaaacATGTATATATACATGAAAGGTGCAAGTACATAAGTGATAGTGCACCACAGTCCACACtgttaagagagagagagagagagagtatattAATCAAAAgagatagagtaaaaaaatgttGATGTAGATTATTATGGTGAGAAAGAAAGACATAATTTTCAGCCTCAGGTATGATGAGTAAACAACCTTAGGCTGTTGTCCTCCAGTAATGGCAGCAGTTGATTCCATTGTCGGTCTATCAAAATTCTATTatacaaaatttatttatttatttatttttctgtcACGCGGCTCCTTGCCACAAATCAGTTACTCTATCGCTCGCTCTTATTTAATATTCTCAACCtaattatattcattttctttgatttgtttttttgatTGTTATAAATAAACATTATTGTAAAACATGTGAAGATTTATTCTTTTAATGCTTTTTACAGTATAACAATGCTTCTTATATTTATACTAGGTACAATTGTGCATACATAGAGAGTTATATTTAAAGTTAAATATAACAATTATTTCCATTCTTCCTCTCTCATATCACATTTAATTTTCTCATTGTGTCATTCTCTTATTCACATGACACACCATCTCTTATCTAAAATTTCATAGTCTATGatgatatatatgtatagaaCATGTAGGGTTGGATATGGAGAGTACATTTCCCAATTAGAGTTAGAAAATAGTGTTGATTGATTGT
This sequence is a window from Salvia splendens isolate huo1 chromosome 5, SspV2, whole genome shotgun sequence. Protein-coding genes within it:
- the LOC121803913 gene encoding zinc finger protein 2-like, encoding MNHYEPNTSLNIGLGLDAPVANSSSRSPLSSPLRVFSCNYCRRKFYSSQALGGHQNAHKLERTLAKKTREFSSAVRPHSGPIRVSEPVFEKRGVIAYGSRGYIDDCEGQHVHVCVRDQDEISQLDLSLRL